A single region of the Rhizobium sp. NLR16a genome encodes:
- a CDS encoding glucose 1-dehydrogenase produces MKRFEQKTVVITGGSRGIGAAIARRFAREGANLVVSANEDLVHGVAEHIRTEGGKAISFVGDVTDKASVVALYDAAEKEFGTVDVSIQNAGVITIARVEDLTENEWDKVMAVNTKGVFLCAQEAIARMRKQKRGGRIINTASGQARDGFIYTPHYAASKMGVVGITQSLAKEVATENITVNAFCPGIIETDMWAYNDQAWGKLLGNYAPGELMKEWVEGIPMKRAGSGEDVAGLVTFLASDDAAYITGQTINVDGGLIMS; encoded by the coding sequence ATGAAACGCTTTGAGCAAAAGACTGTCGTCATTACCGGGGGCAGCCGCGGTATCGGCGCCGCGATCGCCAGGCGCTTTGCGCGCGAAGGCGCCAATCTCGTCGTCTCGGCCAATGAAGATCTGGTCCACGGTGTCGCCGAGCACATCAGAACCGAAGGCGGTAAGGCGATCTCTTTCGTGGGCGATGTCACCGACAAGGCGAGCGTCGTAGCGCTCTACGATGCGGCCGAAAAGGAATTCGGCACTGTCGACGTCTCGATCCAGAATGCCGGCGTCATCACCATCGCCCGTGTCGAGGACCTGACCGAAAATGAGTGGGACAAGGTCATGGCCGTCAACACCAAGGGCGTCTTCCTCTGCGCCCAGGAGGCCATTGCAAGAATGCGCAAGCAAAAGCGCGGCGGCCGCATTATCAACACCGCCTCCGGCCAGGCCCGCGACGGCTTCATCTACACCCCGCATTACGCCGCCTCGAAAATGGGCGTCGTCGGCATCACCCAGAGCCTGGCCAAGGAAGTCGCGACCGAAAACATCACCGTCAACGCCTTCTGCCCCGGCATCATTGAAACCGATATGTGGGCCTATAATGACCAGGCTTGGGGCAAACTGCTCGGCAACTATGCCCCCGGCGAACTGATGAAGGAATGGGTCGAAGGCATCCCGATGAAACGCGCCGGCTCCGGCGAGGACGTCGCCGGCCTGGTCACTTTCCTCGCCAGCGACGACGCCGCCTACATCACCGGCCAGACGATCAATGTCGACGGCGGGTTGATTATGTCTTAG
- a CDS encoding hybrid sensor histidine kinase/response regulator: MAGMAAIPNSGKPKALIYTPAGRDAWVAVSLVDEAGLASIAAADLSMFASSLSDDIALGVLTEEAVRSGDLEPIAAWVSAQPSWSDLPFIVLTTRGGGPERNPSAARLSEVLGNVTFLERPFHATSFISIARTALKGRLRQYEARARLEALSESERRLQTALAAGRLGAWELELSSMALSVSATCKAIFGREPDEEVTYDELIASIHPGDRDLVQARLRQTIDTGRDYSIAHRTIWPDGSLHWTEVHAQLYAGKYGSARKLVGVCSDTTARKAAEENLRRLNENLEERVRERTREVNAAHQTLLEEVAQRERAEEQLRQSQKMEAIGQLTGGVAHDFNNLLMVVLGNLELLGKHVAGDAKATRLVEGALQGARRGAALTQRLLAFARQQDLQVRPVDLTELVSGMNDLLRRSVGPSVSIETLLPNGLPPALVDANQLELALLNLAVNARDAMPEGGRLSISLREEEVVGNGADLGEGAYLVLAVADSGTGMDAETLKKAVDPFFSTKELGKGTGLGLSMIHGLAVQLNGALLLKSELGVGTTAELWLPATERRPVLLAEAELSVPQAASRLKILLVDDDALIAMSSVDMLEDLGHEVIEANSGSQALDLIRSGQPFDLMITDYSMPGMTGAQLAEAARDILPALPIVLATGYADLPAGTDIDLPRLGKPYNQAQLAKEISKAVTGEAAPGLRCGSGAGASGPRPAKADDRCDEIGDGARIV; this comes from the coding sequence ATGGCGGGGATGGCGGCGATTCCTAATTCCGGCAAACCGAAAGCATTGATCTACACGCCCGCCGGCCGTGATGCCTGGGTGGCGGTTTCGCTGGTCGACGAGGCCGGACTGGCCTCGATCGCCGCCGCCGACCTTTCCATGTTTGCGTCGTCGCTCAGCGATGACATCGCGCTTGGTGTCCTGACGGAAGAGGCCGTTCGCTCGGGCGACCTCGAGCCGATCGCCGCCTGGGTTTCGGCCCAGCCGAGCTGGTCGGACCTGCCGTTCATCGTGCTCACCACCCGCGGCGGGGGGCCTGAGCGAAATCCATCCGCTGCCAGGCTTTCCGAGGTTCTCGGCAACGTCACCTTCCTGGAGCGGCCGTTCCATGCGACTTCCTTCATCAGCATCGCCCGTACCGCGTTGAAGGGGCGCCTGCGCCAATATGAGGCGCGCGCACGGCTCGAGGCTTTGAGCGAAAGTGAGCGGCGATTGCAGACGGCGCTCGCCGCCGGCCGTCTCGGGGCGTGGGAGCTCGAACTATCGTCGATGGCTTTGTCCGTCTCGGCGACGTGCAAAGCCATCTTCGGCCGAGAGCCGGATGAGGAGGTGACGTACGACGAGCTGATTGCAAGCATTCATCCCGGCGACAGGGATCTCGTGCAGGCGCGCCTGCGCCAGACGATAGACACCGGACGCGACTATTCGATCGCGCACCGGACGATCTGGCCGGATGGATCGCTGCATTGGACCGAGGTTCACGCGCAGCTCTATGCAGGCAAATATGGCTCCGCCAGGAAACTCGTAGGCGTCTGCTCCGATACCACCGCCCGCAAGGCGGCCGAGGAGAATCTGAGACGTCTCAACGAAAACCTCGAAGAACGCGTCAGGGAGCGGACCAGAGAGGTCAACGCCGCCCACCAGACACTGCTCGAAGAAGTCGCCCAGCGCGAGAGAGCCGAGGAGCAGCTTCGCCAATCCCAGAAAATGGAAGCGATCGGCCAGCTCACTGGTGGCGTCGCGCATGATTTCAACAATCTGCTGATGGTAGTTCTCGGAAATCTGGAGCTGCTCGGCAAGCACGTTGCGGGAGATGCCAAGGCCACACGTCTGGTGGAGGGTGCGCTCCAGGGTGCACGTCGGGGAGCGGCGCTGACGCAGCGCCTGCTGGCTTTCGCCAGGCAGCAGGATCTGCAGGTCAGGCCCGTCGATCTGACCGAGCTCGTCTCCGGGATGAACGACTTGCTACGGCGCTCGGTCGGACCCTCGGTCAGCATCGAGACCCTCCTGCCGAATGGGCTGCCGCCGGCGCTTGTTGACGCGAACCAACTCGAACTGGCGCTGCTCAACCTTGCGGTCAATGCCCGCGATGCGATGCCGGAGGGGGGAAGGCTGTCCATCTCGCTGCGCGAGGAAGAGGTCGTCGGCAATGGCGCCGATCTCGGCGAGGGGGCCTACCTCGTCTTGGCGGTGGCCGACAGCGGCACCGGCATGGACGCGGAGACGCTGAAGAAGGCCGTCGATCCGTTCTTCTCGACCAAGGAACTCGGAAAGGGCACGGGTCTGGGTCTATCGATGATCCACGGACTTGCCGTTCAGCTCAATGGCGCACTCCTTCTGAAAAGCGAGCTTGGGGTGGGAACGACCGCCGAGTTGTGGCTTCCGGCGACCGAACGGCGCCCCGTGCTGCTGGCCGAGGCGGAGCTCTCCGTCCCGCAGGCCGCGTCCAGACTGAAGATCCTTCTGGTCGATGATGATGCCTTGATCGCCATGAGTTCGGTCGACATGCTCGAAGATCTCGGCCACGAGGTCATCGAGGCAAATTCCGGCTCGCAGGCGCTTGATCTGATCAGGAGCGGCCAGCCTTTCGATCTGATGATCACCGATTATTCGATGCCCGGTATGACCGGCGCACAGCTCGCTGAAGCCGCGCGGGACATCCTGCCAGCGCTGCCAATCGTGCTGGCAACTGGCTATGCCGATCTACCCGCCGGCACCGATATCGATCTTCCGAGATTGGGAAAGCCCTATAATCAGGCGCAGCTTGCCAAGGAAATCAGCAAGGCGGTGACAGGCGAAGCGGCGCCGGGTCTCAGATGTGGCAGCGGCGCCGGTGCTTCAGGGCCTCGCCCGGCCAAGGCCGACGACCGCTGCGATGAAATCGGCGATGGCGCCCGTATCGTCTAG
- the mobB gene encoding molybdopterin-guanine dinucleotide biosynthesis protein B: protein MTAPKIFGIAGWKNSGKTGLAVRLVTEFTRRGYRISTIKHAHHDFDIDKVGADSYRHRQAGAHEVTIVSGTRYAIMHELRGAPEPAFEEILARLAPCDLVLIESYKREPIPKIEARRLEAANREALAPSDPNICAIAADHTVGDTALPVFDLDDTGAIADFIAAVVGLGRARP from the coding sequence ATGACCGCACCGAAAATCTTCGGCATTGCCGGCTGGAAGAACTCGGGCAAGACAGGGCTTGCCGTCCGGCTGGTGACGGAGTTCACCCGCCGCGGCTACCGGATCTCGACGATCAAGCATGCGCATCATGATTTCGACATCGACAAAGTCGGAGCCGACAGCTACCGCCACCGCCAGGCCGGCGCCCACGAGGTCACCATCGTCTCCGGCACGCGTTATGCCATCATGCATGAGCTGCGCGGCGCGCCCGAACCCGCGTTCGAGGAGATTCTCGCGCGTCTCGCCCCCTGCGATCTCGTGCTGATCGAAAGCTACAAGCGCGAGCCGATCCCGAAGATCGAGGCTCGCCGCCTGGAGGCCGCCAATCGTGAAGCGTTGGCGCCGAGCGATCCCAATATCTGCGCCATCGCCGCCGATCATACCGTCGGGGATACGGCCCTGCCCGTCTTCGATCTAGACGATACGGGCGCCATCGCCGATTTCATCGCAGCGGTCGTCGGCCTTGGCCGGGCGAGGCCCTGA
- a CDS encoding LysR family transcriptional regulator: MPRPAVNDLIVFLAVARAQSFTKAAARLGVSQSALSHTIRGLEERLGLRLLTRTTRSVSPTEAGERLLLTIGPRLDEIEFELAALSAFREKPAGSIRINAGEHAADAILWPALERLLPDYPDINVEIIVDYGLTDIVAERYDAGVRLGEQVAKDMIAVRIGPDMRMAVVGAPAYFEGRPKPLTPQNLTEHNCINLRLPTYGSVYAWEFERAGHELKVRVEGQLTFNNIALRLNATLAGLGLAYLPEDAVQAHLTNGRLVRVLEDWCPPFPGYHLYYPSRRHASAAFALIVDTLRYRG; this comes from the coding sequence ATGCCGCGTCCTGCCGTCAATGATCTGATCGTCTTCCTTGCCGTTGCCCGCGCACAGAGTTTCACGAAGGCGGCGGCGAGGCTGGGTGTGTCGCAGTCGGCGCTCAGCCATACTATCCGGGGGCTTGAGGAGCGGCTTGGTTTGCGATTGCTGACACGTACGACGCGCAGCGTCTCGCCGACGGAGGCCGGTGAAAGGCTGCTTCTCACCATTGGTCCGCGGCTCGACGAGATCGAGTTCGAGCTTGCCGCCCTGAGCGCATTTCGGGAGAAGCCGGCCGGCAGTATCCGCATCAACGCCGGCGAACATGCGGCGGATGCCATCCTCTGGCCCGCCCTGGAAAGGCTCCTACCTGATTATCCCGATATCAATGTCGAGATCATCGTCGATTACGGCCTGACCGACATTGTCGCGGAACGCTACGATGCGGGCGTGCGGTTGGGGGAGCAGGTGGCGAAAGACATGATTGCAGTGCGCATCGGTCCGGACATGCGCATGGCCGTGGTTGGTGCCCCCGCCTATTTCGAAGGGCGCCCAAAACCGCTGACGCCGCAGAATCTTACCGAGCACAATTGCATCAATCTCCGCCTGCCGACCTATGGCAGTGTTTATGCATGGGAATTCGAGCGGGCCGGGCACGAGTTGAAGGTTCGCGTCGAGGGACAATTGACCTTCAACAATATCGCGCTCAGGCTGAATGCGACGCTCGCCGGGCTAGGGCTGGCATATCTGCCGGAGGACGCCGTGCAGGCGCATCTAACGAATGGGCGGCTGGTGCGCGTGCTCGAAGACTGGTGTCCGCCGTTTCCCGGTTACCATCTCTATTATCCAAGCCGCCGGCACGCCTCGGCGGCTTTCGCTCTCATCGTCGATACGCTTCGCTATCGAGGATAG
- the mobA gene encoding molybdenum cofactor guanylyltransferase MobA: MTEFPLDRSDIAGVVLAGGRSQRMGRDKAEVMLGTESLLRHVLLRLSQQVISVAVNADAVAEDVPVVPDRIPGKAGPMAGIHAAMVYGAGLPAITHVVTVSVDCPFFPTDLVARLAAALARPSQIAIAASEGRNHPVFGLWPVTLAADLEAWIATDEKRRVRDFLLRHDVTEVDFPLHPTRASLLDPFFNINTPDDLIEAQRWLEALRT, from the coding sequence ATGACTGAATTCCCGCTCGACAGATCCGATATAGCAGGCGTCGTGCTGGCCGGCGGCCGCTCGCAACGCATGGGTCGCGACAAGGCGGAGGTGATGCTCGGAACCGAGAGCCTGCTTCGCCATGTACTGCTCCGTCTCTCGCAGCAGGTCATCTCCGTTGCCGTTAACGCCGACGCAGTCGCCGAGGACGTGCCGGTGGTTCCCGACCGCATTCCTGGCAAGGCCGGGCCGATGGCCGGCATCCACGCGGCCATGGTCTACGGCGCCGGCCTTCCCGCGATTACCCATGTCGTCACCGTCTCGGTGGATTGCCCGTTCTTTCCCACCGATCTCGTCGCCCGCCTGGCCGCAGCCCTGGCGCGGCCGTCGCAGATCGCCATTGCCGCCTCCGAGGGCCGCAATCATCCCGTCTTCGGTCTCTGGCCGGTGACACTGGCAGCCGATCTGGAAGCCTGGATCGCTACCGACGAGAAACGCCGCGTGCGCGACTTCCTGTTGCGGCATGACGTTACGGAAGTGGACTTTCCGCTGCATCCGACCCGCGCCAGCCTGCTCGACCCCTTCTTCAACATCAACACGCCTGACGATCTCATCGAGGCGCAACGCTGGCTGGAGGCCCTGCGCACATGA
- a CDS encoding cupin domain-containing protein, which yields MEIKRSGSQPSAKGPADWFTGTVRLDPLFQLTHPARAAGASVTFEPGARTAWHTHPLGQTLIVTSGCGRVQREGGPIEEIGVGDVVWFSPGERHWHGASPTTAMTHIAIQEQLDGKVVDWMEHVTDSEYQAWKANGYGEA from the coding sequence ATGGAAATCAAGCGAAGCGGCTCGCAGCCTTCAGCCAAGGGACCGGCGGACTGGTTCACCGGCACGGTGCGCCTCGATCCTCTCTTTCAGCTGACCCACCCGGCACGCGCGGCTGGCGCCAGTGTCACTTTCGAGCCCGGCGCGCGGACCGCCTGGCACACCCATCCTCTCGGTCAGACGCTGATCGTCACATCCGGCTGCGGCCGCGTGCAGCGCGAAGGAGGGCCAATCGAGGAGATCGGCGTTGGCGACGTCGTCTGGTTCTCCCCCGGTGAACGCCATTGGCATGGCGCATCGCCGACGACGGCAATGACCCATATCGCCATCCAGGAACAGCTCGATGGCAAGGTCGTCGACTGGATGGAGCATGTCACCGACAGTGAGTATCAGGCTTGGAAGGCAAACGGCTATGGAGAAGCGTGA
- a CDS encoding SDR family oxidoreductase, translating into MTLLNGKTAIVTGASSGIGRAAAKVFAREGAKLVINGRRQDALDAVVAEIEAEGGEAVAVAGDVRDEVLQARLTDMAVSRFGGLDIAFNNAGGLGEMGPVAGLSLEGWRETIETNLTAAFLGAKHQSAAMGEGGGSLIFTSTFVGHTAGMPGMAAYAASKAGLIGLVQVLAAELGQQNIRVNALLPGGTDTPASITNAPDATPDLLAFVEGLHALKRMAQPEEIANAALFLASDLSSFVTGTAMLADGGVSISRT; encoded by the coding sequence ATGACACTTCTGAACGGAAAAACCGCAATCGTCACCGGCGCAAGCTCGGGCATCGGCCGCGCGGCTGCCAAGGTCTTTGCACGGGAAGGTGCGAAGCTGGTGATCAACGGCCGGCGGCAGGATGCACTCGACGCCGTTGTCGCCGAAATCGAAGCGGAGGGTGGAGAAGCCGTCGCCGTTGCCGGCGATGTCAGGGACGAGGTGCTGCAGGCAAGGCTTACCGACATGGCGGTCTCGCGCTTCGGCGGGCTCGACATCGCCTTCAACAATGCCGGCGGTCTCGGCGAGATGGGGCCGGTTGCCGGATTGTCGCTGGAGGGCTGGCGCGAGACGATCGAGACCAATCTCACCGCCGCTTTCCTCGGCGCGAAGCACCAGTCGGCGGCGATGGGTGAGGGTGGCGGTTCGTTGATCTTCACCTCCACCTTCGTCGGCCACACTGCCGGCATGCCCGGCATGGCCGCCTATGCGGCGAGCAAGGCGGGGCTGATCGGCCTCGTGCAGGTGCTCGCCGCCGAACTCGGGCAGCAGAATATCCGCGTCAATGCCCTCCTTCCCGGCGGCACCGATACGCCCGCCAGCATCACCAATGCACCGGATGCAACGCCTGATCTGCTCGCCTTCGTCGAAGGATTGCATGCGCTGAAGCGCATGGCGCAGCCTGAAGAGATCGCCAATGCGGCGTTGTTCCTGGCGTCGGATCTGTCGAGCTTCGTGACGGGGACGGCGATGCTGGCGGATGGTGGGGTTTCGATCAGCCGGACGTAG
- a CDS encoding ATPase domain-containing protein — protein sequence MNTALPAAKARTGVSGLDTILAGGLSAGHVFLLEGNPGAGKTTIALQFLIEGARLGEQGLYITLSETESELRAGAASHGMVIDGNIEVFEVVPPESLLDSDQQQSLLYSSDLELGETTKEIFAAFERVKPQRVVLDSLSEIRLLAQSSLRYRRQILALKHYFARQGATVLLLDDLTSDVLDKTVHSVVHGVIHLEELAPSYGSERRRLRVVKYRGQAFRGGYHDFIIQTGGVMVFPRLVAAEHKSTYLRDRISCNIPKLDLLLGGGLERGSSTLILGPAGTGKSTFSFQFLAAAVARGEKAAAFIFDEELSLLFARLKAFGMDLEAMRDAGQVHIEQLDAAELSPGEFAHRVRDCVDKSNAKTVIIDSINGYQASMPDENSLILHMHELLQYLNRQGANTFLTVAQHGLVGDMKSPVDVTYLADTVILLRYFEAAGKVRRAVSVIKKRTGFHEDTIREYRIDSSGLTFGDPLVGFQGVLRGVPEFIGTSAPLLSTDGGDGGDS from the coding sequence ATGAATACTGCGCTGCCTGCCGCGAAAGCCCGGACCGGAGTGTCCGGTTTGGATACAATTCTGGCGGGAGGGCTTTCGGCGGGCCATGTGTTCCTCCTCGAGGGAAATCCGGGAGCAGGCAAGACCACCATTGCGCTGCAGTTTCTGATCGAAGGCGCACGGCTTGGCGAACAGGGGCTCTACATCACCCTTTCCGAAACCGAGAGCGAATTACGGGCGGGTGCGGCGTCGCATGGCATGGTGATCGACGGCAATATCGAGGTCTTCGAAGTCGTGCCTCCAGAAAGCCTGCTGGACTCCGACCAGCAGCAGAGCCTGCTTTATTCGTCGGATCTCGAACTGGGCGAGACGACGAAGGAAATCTTCGCGGCTTTCGAGCGGGTAAAGCCACAGCGCGTCGTGCTCGACAGCCTGTCGGAAATCAGGCTGCTTGCGCAAAGCTCGCTCCGCTATCGCCGGCAGATCCTGGCGCTCAAACATTATTTTGCCCGGCAGGGAGCAACCGTCCTATTGCTCGACGACCTAACGTCTGACGTACTCGACAAGACGGTGCACAGCGTCGTGCACGGTGTCATCCATCTTGAGGAACTTGCGCCGAGCTACGGCTCCGAACGCCGCCGTCTGAGGGTCGTCAAATATCGTGGACAGGCCTTCCGAGGCGGTTATCACGATTTCATCATCCAGACCGGCGGCGTCATGGTGTTTCCGCGCCTGGTCGCCGCCGAACACAAATCGACTTACCTCCGCGATCGGATTTCCTGCAATATCCCGAAACTGGACCTTCTTTTAGGAGGCGGCCTGGAGCGAGGTTCCAGTACCCTCATCCTCGGTCCTGCCGGCACAGGAAAAAGCACTTTTTCGTTTCAGTTCCTGGCAGCAGCGGTTGCGCGCGGCGAGAAAGCGGCGGCCTTCATTTTCGACGAGGAGCTCAGTCTGCTCTTTGCCCGGCTGAAGGCATTTGGAATGGATCTCGAAGCGATGAGGGACGCGGGCCAGGTCCATATTGAACAGCTCGATGCCGCCGAACTGTCGCCGGGCGAATTCGCCCACCGCGTGCGGGACTGCGTCGACAAGTCGAATGCGAAAACTGTCATCATCGACAGCATTAACGGTTATCAGGCTTCGATGCCGGATGAGAATTCACTGATCCTTCACATGCATGAATTGCTGCAGTATTTGAACAGGCAAGGCGCCAACACCTTCCTCACCGTTGCCCAGCACGGGCTGGTCGGTGACATGAAGTCACCTGTCGACGTTACCTATCTCGCCGATACCGTCATTCTGCTGCGTTATTTCGAGGCTGCCGGAAAGGTGCGCCGCGCCGTCTCCGTGATCAAGAAGAGGACCGGCTTTCATGAGGATACCATCCGGGAGTATCGCATCGACAGTTCCGGCCTGACGTTCGGAGATCCTCTCGTCGGGTTCCAAGGCGTCCTTCGTGGCGTTCCCGAATTCATCGGAACGTCGGCGCCGCTCCTGTCGACCGATGGCGGGGATGGCGGCGATTCCTAA
- a CDS encoding SDR family oxidoreductase: MSDITLNAPKLFDLSGQVAIVTGAGSGIGQRIAIGLAQCGANVALLDRRTDDGLARTAEHIRAAGCRSIQIAADVTNKSSLADSVARTEADLGALTLAVNAAGIANANPAEEMEEDQYQTLMDINLKGIFLSCQAEARAMLKNGRGSIVNIASMSGVIVNRGLSQAHYNASKAGVIHMSKSLAMEWVDRGIRVNTISPGYTATPMNTRPEMVHQTKLFEEQTPMQRMATVDEMVGPAVFLLSNAASFVTGVDLLVDGGFCCW; encoded by the coding sequence GTGTCCGACATCACTCTGAACGCCCCTAAGCTTTTCGATCTCAGCGGTCAGGTTGCCATCGTTACCGGCGCCGGGAGCGGCATTGGGCAGCGAATTGCTATCGGCCTTGCGCAATGCGGCGCCAACGTGGCTCTGCTGGACCGCCGGACCGATGACGGACTGGCCAGGACGGCTGAACATATCCGCGCTGCCGGCTGCCGCTCGATCCAGATCGCGGCTGACGTTACCAACAAATCCTCCCTTGCAGATTCGGTCGCACGCACCGAAGCCGATCTCGGCGCTCTGACGCTTGCCGTCAATGCTGCCGGCATCGCCAACGCCAACCCGGCGGAAGAGATGGAGGAAGATCAATATCAGACGCTGATGGATATCAACCTCAAGGGCATATTCCTCTCCTGCCAGGCCGAGGCCCGTGCCATGTTGAAGAATGGACGCGGCTCCATCGTCAACATCGCCTCCATGTCCGGTGTGATCGTCAACCGCGGCCTGAGCCAGGCGCATTACAACGCCTCCAAGGCGGGCGTCATCCACATGTCGAAATCCCTGGCGATGGAATGGGTCGACCGCGGCATTCGCGTCAACACAATCTCCCCCGGATACACGGCAACGCCGATGAACACCCGTCCGGAAATGGTCCACCAGACCAAGCTCTTCGAAGAGCAGACGCCAATGCAGCGCATGGCAACGGTCGACGAGATGGTGGGTCCGGCGGTGTTCCTGCTGTCGAATGCAGCAAGTTTTGTAACCGGCGTCGATCTTCTCGTCGACGGCGGTTTCTGCTGCTGGTGA
- a CDS encoding DMT family transporter, whose translation MPRSRNTEGAIYMSMAMAGFSASDALSKSVVAYMNAGEIMFLRGLFTSLLVYLIARKMGALRSWRVVLQPVIILRIICEMLSAVTYITALGMMPIANASAILQSLPLVVTFGAALFFREPVGWRRWSAITVGLVGVMIIIRPGPEGFTAAALLCVGAVLTTAGRDLATRSIDPKIPSLMITVITATSISFFGALLIPVLGSWQSVSATSLGHLLLASVLVLVGYQSVILAMRTGEISFVAPFRYTSLIFSSLLGFFFFAEVPDNWTLLGAAIVIASGLYTFYREAKRRVPPIAQESAPRSPV comes from the coding sequence ATGCCGCGGTCACGCAATACTGAGGGCGCCATTTATATGAGCATGGCGATGGCCGGCTTTTCCGCGAGCGATGCCCTCTCCAAATCGGTGGTCGCCTATATGAATGCCGGCGAGATCATGTTCCTGCGCGGCCTCTTCACCAGCCTGCTCGTCTATCTGATCGCCAGGAAAATGGGCGCTCTGCGCTCCTGGCGTGTCGTGCTGCAGCCGGTTATCATCCTGCGCATCATCTGTGAGATGTTGTCCGCCGTCACCTATATCACCGCACTCGGCATGATGCCGATCGCCAATGCCTCGGCGATCCTGCAATCGCTGCCGCTGGTCGTCACCTTCGGTGCGGCGCTCTTCTTCCGCGAGCCCGTCGGCTGGCGGCGCTGGTCGGCGATAACAGTCGGTCTTGTCGGCGTCATGATCATCATCCGCCCCGGACCGGAAGGATTCACCGCTGCCGCCCTGCTCTGCGTCGGCGCGGTACTGACGACGGCCGGCCGCGATCTCGCTACCCGCTCCATCGATCCGAAGATTCCCTCGCTGATGATCACCGTCATCACCGCGACCTCCATCTCCTTTTTCGGCGCGCTTCTCATTCCCGTGCTTGGCAGTTGGCAGTCGGTCAGCGCGACCTCCCTTGGACATCTCCTGCTTGCCTCGGTGCTGGTGCTCGTCGGTTACCAGTCGGTGATCCTCGCCATGCGCACCGGGGAAATTTCCTTCGTCGCGCCCTTCCGCTATACCAGCCTGATCTTCTCCTCGCTGCTCGGCTTTTTCTTCTTCGCCGAAGTACCTGACAACTGGACGCTCCTCGGTGCCGCAATCGTCATCGCTTCCGGCCTCTATACGTTCTATCGTGAAGCCAAGCGCCGCGTGCCTCCGATCGCGCAGGAATCGGCGCCGCGCTCACCGGTTTGA